CGCGCGATGAAAATTCCTGTTCGAGCCGCTTCAATTCGGGAGCTTCCTTGAGCACTGTATTCATATAGACGATGCCCACTTTGAGCTCGGCCAGGCACACGTTCGAAGCGAGCAGCAAGCCCAGGAATAATGCAATTTTGGTTTTCATTGTGGATCAATTCTCCAGAGGATCGAAAATGTAGGAAATAGAGGTAAACTTTAATAGATTATAGGGGATAAGTAGGTTTAAGCCAAAACAACTTGCACTTTAAAAATTCTGCCCGAAGTTGAATTGAAATATCTGTTTCTGATCGCCCGGATCGGTTGGAGTTCCTGATTTGGCGTTCAGCGGCAATGCGGCACTGACCGACAACGCGCCAAACGGCGATAGCCATTCGCCGGAGATGCCGGTGGAGTATTTCAAGTCGCCAAAATTGAAACCGTCCTCGACCGTGCCCGCATCGAGAAAGGTTCCCAGCCGGACCGATTTGACATCAGATAGAAACGGCACCGGAAAAAACAATTCGGCATTGCCGATGATTTTGGTGGAGCCGCCAAAAGGATTGTTGGCGACCCTCTTGCCGGGAATGCAACCCGTTCCCCCGCTAGGGCAAATGTGGTCCCTGGGGCCGAGCGTATTGTTCCTATAACCCCGTACCGAGCCGGTGCCGCCTGCGAAATAATTCTCGAAGAAAGGCAGCTTATCGGTATCGCCGTAGCCGTCTCCGTAGTCGACTTCCCCGTGCAGCCGGAAAGTCAAATCCTGGGCGACCGGAATGTAAAGCTGATGCTTGTAGCTGACCTTGAAATATTCCAGATCGCTTCCGGGAACGGTGGCGAGAGCGGAAAAGCGCTGTTGTCCTCCCTTGGTCGGGAAAATTGCCTTGTTCAGCGTATCGTGAGACCAACTGACTGCCGGAGCGAACGTAAAAAAACTGTCGCCTTGCTGTTTGATGAAATCAGAAATTTCGATCGAGGAAAAGTCGGTTTTTTTTAGAGAAGTATGCTTGATGTCCGCATCGAAGCGCAGGCTATCGAACTCGTTCAACGGAATCCCGAAATTGATGCCGGCATTGGCGACATCGGTGGAATACCGGGCGATGTTGATCGTACTGGCATCGCGGCTGGTATAGCCGAGGTTGTAGCCCTGGCTGACTCCGTCCACGTTGAAATACGGATTGAAGAAGCCGAATTGGTAACTGGTCAGGTAGTCGCTGTTGTTGAAGGCCAAATTGACCCGCTTACCGGAACCGAAGATGTTGTCCTGCGAAATGTTCGCATTCAGCACGATGCCCTGCACCTGCGAAAAACCGACACCGGCCGACAAGTTGCCCGAGGCTTTTTCGGTGACTTTGTAATTCACGTCGATCTGGTCGGCGGTGCCGACGACCTGCGGCGTTTCGACGTTTACGTCCTCGAAATAACCCAGCCGTTCGAGGCGCGTTTTCGAGCGTTCGATTTTGGACCCCGAGGCCCAGCTCGCTTCCATCTGCCGCATTTCCCGGCGCAGCACTTCGTCGCGCGTTTTGGTGTTGCCGGCAAAATTGATATGGCGCACATACGCGCGTTTGCCCGGATCGACGAAAAAAGTCATCACGACCGTTTTGTCTTTTTCGTTGATTTCCGGGACCATGTTTACGTTCGCGAAGGTATAGCCTTCGTCGCCCAGACGGTCCGAGATCGCCTTTGAGGTTTCGGTGGCCTGCTTCCGGGAAAAAATTTCGCCGGGGCCGATGCTCACCAGTTTGATCAACTGCTCGGGCGGCACGATCAGATTGCCGGCCAGTTTGACCTTGTCCAGCGTGTAGACATCCCCTTCCTTCACGTTGATCGTGACGTAAATGTCTCTTTTGTCGGGGGTAATCGCGACCTGGGTCGATTCGATCGAGAAATTGATGTAACCCCGGTCCAGATAATACGAACGCAGGGTTTCCAGGTCGGCGGACAGTTTTTGCTTGGAATACTGGTCGTTCTTGGTATAGAACGATAGCAGGTTGGTCGTGCTCAATTCCAACTGCTTGAGCAGGGTTTCGTCATCGAACGCCTTGTTGCCGACGATGTTGATCTGCTTGATCTTGGTGACGCGGCCTTCGGAAATTTTGATATGGATGCCGACCCGGTTGCGGGTCAGATTGGTCACCTCGGTCTTGATCTTCAGCGCGTACTTGCCGTGGCTCAGATACTGGCGGTTCAATTCCTGCTCGACCTTGTCGAGCACCTGCTTGTTGAACACCTTGCCTTCGGACATTCCAATCGAGTCCAGGGCTTTGGTCAGGTCTTCCTTGCTCAGATCCTTGTTGCCTTCGATCAGGATCTTGGCGATCGAGGGACGCTCGACCACGTTCACGATCAGGGTGGAACCTTTCCGTTCGAGCGAGACATCTTTGAAAAAGCCGGTCTTGAACAGCGCCTTGATTGCGGGGCCGGCATTATCCAGCGAAAACCGTTCGCCGACGTTGATAGGGAGATAATTGTAAACAGTGCCTTGGGAGATCCGCTGCAAGCCCTTGACTTTGATATCGGTCACGATGAAGTCCTCGTCGGCTGCAACTGCCTGGGATAACAGCAGGTACAGCGACAACAGGCGGGCAATCGGTTTAGACATCATTCGGCAGGTGAAAGAGAACGGCAATCTCTGATTTGTAGGGGGCTCGGCCGGATTATAACATAAGAATTTGTTTGTACAGCTTATGCCCGGTTTATCGAGAAACTGACGACATCCCCGATGGATGGTTTGCCGAACAGCACCATCAGCAAACGGTCGATCCCGATCGCGATACCCGAGCAGTCGGGCAAGCCCGCTCTTAACGCCGCGAGCAGACGCTCGTCTTTTAACGCGACCGGCAATTTTTGTTGGCGGCGAGCCGCGAGTTCCTGATCGAAACGCCGGTTTTGCTCCTCCGGATCGGCTAATTCAAAAAAGCCGTTGCCCAGTTCGACGCCATCGATGAACAGCTCGACCCGGTCGGTAATCAGAGGATCGTGTTCATTCAGGCGCGCCAGCGAAGATTGGCAGGCCGGATAGCCGTATACCATGCACAAACGGCCGATTCCCAGATGCGGCTGAATCCGGTGGCTGAACAGGAAATCGAGCCAAGTCGCATGATCATCCCCGCAAACCGTGACCGCTTCCGGAAGTCCGGAAGCCTCGGCATAAGCGCGATAATCGGCAGGCGAGAATTCGGCTGCGTTCAGGCGGGTATAGTCGGCAAACAGCGAACAGTAACCGAACCGCTGCGCCGGCTCCAGCGCTTTGATGCCTGCGAATAAGCTTCCGATCAGCGCCTCGCATTCGTCCATCAGGTCGGCCAGGCAAAAACCGACCCGGTACCATTCCAGCATCGTAAACTCGGGATTGTGAAAGCGGCCGGCTTCGCCGTTCCGGAATGCCTTGCAAATTTGATAAATGGAACCCGAACCCGCAGCCAAAAGGCGTTTCATCGCAAATTCGGGAGATGTCTGCAAATACATCGCTTGCCGTAAGGGAGGAAAATCGAACTCGGTGCGGAAAAAAGCCAGTTGCGGGTCGGTTCCGATGGCCTGGCTCAGCAGCGGTGTTTCGACTTCGAGCACGTCCCGTGCACGGAAGAACTCGCGGATCTGCCGTAAGAGCTCCGCTCTTTGCCGCAAAAACTCGATGGAACAGCCGGGCCGCCAGTCGGCGCCGGAAAGATTGCCTGGATGGATCATGAGTGAAATTGTAGGGTACGCTGTGCGTACCTTGCCGAGAGGGTTGCGGAATGCGTTAGATATCAAGGCACGCGAAGCTTACCCTGCAAAAATGCTGCCGGGCCGCGATAAAGGCCAACCCGGCTGAAAGTCTTAATGGGAAAATGCGAGATTGTCGCTCAATCTTTCACGCGGGAAATATACTCGCCGGTCCGGGTATCGACCTTGATCACTTCGCCGGTCTGTACGAACAGCGGCACGCGCACGACCGCGCCGGTTTCCAGCTTGGCCGGTTTGCCGCCGCCGCCCGAGGTATCGCCGCGCACGCCCGGATCGGTTTCGACGATCGCCAGTTCGACGAAATTTGCCGGCGTGACGGCCAACGGCGCGTCGTTCCACAAGGTCACGGTGCAGTTGTCCTGGTCTTTCAGCCATTGCACCGCATCGCCGACCGTTTTTTCGTCGGCTTGATACTGTTCGAACGTGTCCGGCTTCATGAAGTGGCGGAAAGAACCGTCGTTGTAGAGATACTGCATTTCGACATCGACCACATCCGCACCTTCGAGCGTTTCGCCGGACTTGAAGGTTCT
The genomic region above belongs to Methylomicrobium agile and contains:
- the efp gene encoding elongation factor P encodes the protein MATYSTNEFRGGLKVMLDNDPCAIIENEFVKPGKGQAFNRVKIRNLKTGRVIERTFKSGETLEGADVVDVEMQYLYNDGSFRHFMKPDTFEQYQADEKTVGDAVQWLKDQDNCTVTLWNDAPLAVTPANFVELAIVETDPGVRGDTSGGGGKPAKLETGAVVRVPLFVQTGEVIKVDTRTGEYISRVKD
- the epmA gene encoding EF-P lysine aminoacylase EpmA, with protein sequence MIHPGNLSGADWRPGCSIEFLRQRAELLRQIREFFRARDVLEVETPLLSQAIGTDPQLAFFRTEFDFPPLRQAMYLQTSPEFAMKRLLAAGSGSIYQICKAFRNGEAGRFHNPEFTMLEWYRVGFCLADLMDECEALIGSLFAGIKALEPAQRFGYCSLFADYTRLNAAEFSPADYRAYAEASGLPEAVTVCGDDHATWLDFLFSHRIQPHLGIGRLCMVYGYPACQSSLARLNEHDPLITDRVELFIDGVELGNGFFELADPEEQNRRFDQELAARRQQKLPVALKDERLLAALRAGLPDCSGIAIGIDRLLMVLFGKPSIGDVVSFSINRA
- the bamA gene encoding outer membrane protein assembly factor BamA, which produces MMSKPIARLLSLYLLLSQAVAADEDFIVTDIKVKGLQRISQGTVYNYLPINVGERFSLDNAGPAIKALFKTGFFKDVSLERKGSTLIVNVVERPSIAKILIEGNKDLSKEDLTKALDSIGMSEGKVFNKQVLDKVEQELNRQYLSHGKYALKIKTEVTNLTRNRVGIHIKISEGRVTKIKQINIVGNKAFDDETLLKQLELSTTNLLSFYTKNDQYSKQKLSADLETLRSYYLDRGYINFSIESTQVAITPDKRDIYVTINVKEGDVYTLDKVKLAGNLIVPPEQLIKLVSIGPGEIFSRKQATETSKAISDRLGDEGYTFANVNMVPEINEKDKTVVMTFFVDPGKRAYVRHINFAGNTKTRDEVLRREMRQMEASWASGSKIERSKTRLERLGYFEDVNVETPQVVGTADQIDVNYKVTEKASGNLSAGVGFSQVQGIVLNANISQDNIFGSGKRVNLAFNNSDYLTSYQFGFFNPYFNVDGVSQGYNLGYTSRDASTINIARYSTDVANAGINFGIPLNEFDSLRFDADIKHTSLKKTDFSSIEISDFIKQQGDSFFTFAPAVSWSHDTLNKAIFPTKGGQQRFSALATVPGSDLEYFKVSYKHQLYIPVAQDLTFRLHGEVDYGDGYGDTDKLPFFENYFAGGTGSVRGYRNNTLGPRDHICPSGGTGCIPGKRVANNPFGGSTKIIGNAELFFPVPFLSDVKSVRLGTFLDAGTVEDGFNFGDLKYSTGISGEWLSPFGALSVSAALPLNAKSGTPTDPGDQKQIFQFNFGQNF